Within the Arthrobacter sp. UKPF54-2 genome, the region CAGCCATGACCCCGCCGCCGCCAGCTACGGGCTGGAGGCCGCCGAAATGCTTGGGATCGATCCCGCCCGGGTGTTCAAGACGCTGATGGTCGACGTCGACGGGCGCCTCGCCGTGGGCGTCGTGCCGGTCAGCGGAAACCTGGACCTGAAGGCGATGGCCGCCGCCCTGGGCGGCAAAAAGGCCGCCATGGCGGACCCGGCGACGGCGGAGCGCCGCACCGGCTATGTCCTCGGCGGCATCTCGCCGCTGGGACAGCGCCAGCCCTCCCCCACGGTGCTGGACGAGAGCGCACTGGGACTGACGACGATCCTGGTTTCGGGCGGGCGCCGCGGACTGGACCTGGAGCTCAGCCCGGCCGAGCTCATCCGGCTGACCGGCGCGCGTACAGCCCGGATCGGCACTTCCCGCAGCTAGCCAGCCGGAGTTTTCCGGGGCGCGAGCTGCTGCCGGAGCCAGGCCGTGACCAGAGCCTCCCAGCGCTCCGGGTCTACGTTCCATTCCTTGGTGTGCCGGGCCGTGCTGAACGTCTCGAACGTCACCATCTCCGGGTTCTTCTCGGCGAGGGTCGCGGACGGGCCGTAGGGGACGTATTCGTCGTCGACCGAGTGCAGGATCAGCGTCGGCGTCCGGAGCTCCACGGCGCGGGACACCCAGTCCATCGCCTTCAGGTCCACCGGGGCGGCCAGCCCGGTGAGCCGGCGGCCCAGCGGGTGGCTCATCATCAGCTGCCCGTAGCGTCCGACGGCGGACGGGATCCGGTTCAGCTCGGCATGATGCGCCAGCACGTTGACCCAGTTGATCACCGGTGCATCCAGCACCATCGCCCGGATCAGGTGGTGGTAGCGGGAGAGGTCCGCGGTCTGCAGGCAGATCGCCCCGCCCATTGACCAGCCGAAGAGCACCACTTCGCGGGCGCCGTGGTCCAGCGCGTAGGCGATTGCAGCCTCGACGTCGCGCCACTCGGTGGAGCCCAGGCCGTACCGGCCGTCCTGCGCCGAGGGGGCCAGTCCGTCATTGCGGTAGGAAATGAGCAGGCTGGACAGGCCCAGGTCGCGAGCCACCCGGACGGCCCGGAGGCCCTCCTGCCGGCTCGCGCCGCGCCCGTGCACCATGATCGCCCAGACGTCCGACGGCGGCGTTGCGCCCGCCGCTCCCGCCCCTTCGGCCGGCAGTTCCGCCGGCAGGCCGGCCTGCGGGGCGGCGCGGACCAGCCAGGCGGGCGCTGTTCCGCCGTCGACCTCGATCTGCACCTCTTCGGCCGGCAGTCCGAGCGCCGCGGGATCCGGGTGCACGGCCCCGCTCCAGTAGCCACGCCGCGCCGTCGTCAGGTCCCCGCTGTAGACGGCCTCGACCTCCCGCAGCACCGTCTGCTCGGCGGGCGAATAGGACAGGATCCGACCGAGCCGGGCGTGCCCGCGGCCGCCGTCGAAAAAGAACCCGTAGACCCCCTCGACCGTCGAGTCCGGGGTCGCTTTGAGGATGACCTGCAGCTCACGGCCGTCGCGGATCACCGCCAGCACCTCCTGGTCCTCCTCCCGCACCCGGACCGGGGTGATGACACGCCGCGCGAAGTACAAGGCCAGCGCCGAGGAGCCCGCGGCGAGCAGCCCCGCCGCGGCGCTCCCGCCGATGATGCCGCCCACGGCCCACTTGGCATTCCCGTGCACCAGGGGATCGGGCGCTCCGGTTTCCCGAATGCCCGCCGGCAGGGCCCGGGGGCTCCTTCGGGCAGGGGGTATCCGTGGCGGTGGCGGGCGGAAGCGCAGGGTCGAAGCCATGGCACCATTCTTACCGAACCAGCGGCCAACCCCGGCATCCGGCGCACCCGCGGCTCCGTCCGGCCGGGGCGGTGGCCCGGTCCGTGCGGGGCGCTGGCCCGGGGGCTAGGCTGGGGGCATGAGCGACCCAATCGTCATCCTTACAGAAGAGCCCCTCGGCGCGGACGACCGCGTCAACATCGAGACCCTCGTGGCCGACGGCGATTCGCCGCTGGTGGTCCTGGTCCCGGCGAACACCGAGCGCCACCTGCTGGTGGACTTCCTGGAGAACTTGTCCATGCTCGAAATCGCCAAGGCCTTCCGGGAACTGACCGCCCGGCACCCCGACCCCGACGTGGAACGGGCGGCAGCTGCCGAGACCTTGGCCGCCTCGCTCACCGCGCTGGGCGGACTCGGCGGCGGCGTAACCGGCGAAATCGTCGAGGGCAAGGCCGTGGACGGCCTCGTCGCCAAGGTCAAGGAACTCAATGCGGGACAGGCCGTGGTGATCACCCGCCCGCACGCCGTGGCGGACACCTTCCACACCGACTGGGCCAACGAGGCCCAGGACAAGCTCGGCCTCCCGGTGCTGCATCTGTACGCCGGATCGGGATTTATCGGCGACTCCTGAGCGTTGTGGACGTCATGAGCATCTTTAGCAACAAGCCCAAAGTCCAGCCCGTCTCCTCCCCTGCCACCGGGGCCGCAGGGGACACCGCAGCGGCCGCGGCCGGACAAACCGGCGCCACCGAAGCGGGCCCGGTGGAAAAGACCGACCAGCAGTGGCGCGAGGAGCTGACCCCGGAGGAATACCGGGTGCTGCGCCAGGCCGGGACCGAGCGGCCCTACACCGGCGAATACTGGGACACCCACACCGAGGGCGTCTACCAATGCCGGGCCTGCGGCACCGAGCTGTTCACCAGCCGGGAAAAATTCGATTCGCACTGCGGCTGGCCCTCCTTCTGGGCACCGCTGGCGGAGGGCACGGTGCGCTACATCCACGACCGCACCCTCGGGATGGAACGCATCGAGGTGCGCTGCGCGGCCTGTGACTCGCACCTGGGCCACGTCTTTGAGGGCGAGGGCTACGGCACCCCCACGGACCAGCGCTACTGCATCAACTCCGTTTCCCTGAAGCTCGTCCCCGCGGCCGACGCCACCGAAGGCCCCGAAGCCTGAGCCAGCCCCCGCCCGGCTGGAGCTGGATGCCACCCGCCGGGCCGTTTGCCTCAGACATTCTTATGCTCGACCTCTTTTTGAGTTAGCGCTTCTGTTTGCTTGCTACGCTCGCCGTAGACGTTTCCAGCAACCAGAAAGGCGAGCAACGATGACCGTAACCGCCCTCACCGCCCCTGCCCGGATCACTGCCGATTCCCCGGAATGGCAGCAGCTCAAGGCCGCCGCGACGGCCCTGCAGGCCCTCCAGGTCAAGGACGGTTCCGTCCCCGACGCCGCCGACCACCCGGCCGCCGCGGACCTCGTCGCCACCCTCACTGCAGCGGTGACTGCCCTGGCTCCGGCCTTCCCGCACGACGCCGCCTACCTGGCCCTTCTCGTCACCGACTTCCGCCGCTGGGCCGACGCAGGCTTCGGCGTCCCGGACTTCCTCGACTCCCTGCAGGCCTTTCAGCCGCAGCAGCACCGCGTCAACGGCCTCCAGCACCTGGTGGTTTTCCCGATGTACACCCAGAACGGCAGCACCAACCGGCTGGTCGAAGCGGTGCTGATCGAGGTCATCTGGCCGGAATTCATTGACGGCCTGGAGGCGGGCGAATACTCCAACAAGCTCTTCGTGCCGATCCGCTTCCTCGACTTCACCCCCGGCTACGACACCAACTCCGCGGTGCTCTTCCCGGAGACCGTCGCCGTCCGCGAGACCCCCACCTTCACTTGGGGCGCCATCTTCGCCGACCGCGAGGCGGCCCGCTTCCGTCGGGTGCTGCGCGCCGCCGCGGACATCACCTCCCTGGAACTGCCGGCTGACGCCGCGGCCCTGCTCGAGGACCAGGACCTGACCCAGGAAACCTTCGTGATGTGGGACCTCATCCACGACCGCACCCACATGCGCGGCGACCTGCCGTTCGACCCGTTTATGATCAAGCAGCGCATGCCGTACTTCCTGTATTCCCTGGAGGAACTCCGCTGCGACCTGACCGCTTTCCGCGAGTCCGTGAAGATCGAAAAGGACGAGGACGCCGATCCGGAGGCACGCCGGCACGCCAAGCTGGTCCAGTACGCCGTCATCTTCGACCGCATCTTCCGCTTCGCCATCACCGGCAGCCGGGTCCGGAACTATGACGGCCTCGGGGGCCAGCTGCTCTTCGCCTGGATGCACCAGCACCACGTGCTGCACTGGACCGACAGCAAGCTCAGCATCGACTGGGACGAAGTTGCCGACGTCGTCGTTGAACTCGGCGCCAGGATCGAGGAACTGTACTGGCGCTCGATCGACCGCCCCAAGACGGCCCACTGGCTGGCCGCCTACGAGCTGATCTCCGGCACTGTCACTCCCAACCCGGCGTCGGTCTGGGCCAAGGGGCCCGACGCCCTGCCGCTGGACGGTCCGCCGCGCGGCCTGACCGATCAGGTGCTCGACGACGAGTTCCCGCTCTCCATGTTCTACGAAGCGCTGGAGAAGAAGATGCGCACCGTAATCGAATCCACCGCAGGCATCACGGGGACGTCCGATACGGGCTCGACTAACGCTGCACTGAACGCCGGATGAGCGCCGGCCGCACACTGAACGTGCTGGTCGCGGGCGGCAGCGGTCCTTCGGGGATCGCCGTCGCCCGCGCCCTGCGCAACGCCGGACACGCCGTTTTCACCGTGGGCTCGGACCGGGCCCGGATCGAGGCCGCCGCGGCCGAGGCCGGCAGCGGTGTGGTGCCGATGGTCTGCGACCTTGCCGATCCGGCGGCGGTCCGGTACCTCCGCGCAACACTCACGGAACAGGCCGGGCGCGTCGATGGCGTGATCCACCTGGTGGGCGGCTGGCGCGGCGCGAAGGGCATCACGGACCAGAGCGATGAGGACTGGGACTTCCTGGAACGCAACGCCGTCACCACCCTCCGCAACGTCAGCCGGGCTTTTTACGACGACCTGGCCGCCTCGGACACCGGGCGCCTGGCCATCGTCTCGTCCACCGCGGTGGCCAGCCCGACGGCGGCCGGCGCCAGCTACGCGGCGGCCAAGGCGGCCGCGGAAGCCTGGACCCTCGCGGTGGCCGACGGGTTCCGCCGCGCCCAAGCAGGACACAAGGAGGAGCCCGTGGAGCAGCAAAGCGCCGCCGTGATCTTCGTGGTGAAGGCCCTCGTGGACGCGGGCATGCGGGCGAAGTCCCCGGAACGCACCTTCCCCGGCTTCACCGACGTCGAAGACCTGGCCGCTGCCGCCGTCGGTCTCTTCACCGCCCCCGCCGCGGAACTGAACGGCCGGCGGCTGCCCCTTAGCCGGTAAGCCGGCACCTCTAGACTGGAAGTGTGAGTAACGAGATGACCAGCACGGTCGAAAAAAACATAGTTGACACTGCCCCGGCCAGCACCACGGAGCGGCTCCACGACCCCTCCGTCCGCGGCTTCGCCTCGGACAACTATTCCGGAGTGCACCCGGAGGTCCTGGCGGCCCTCGCCGCGGCCAACGAGGGCCACCAGGTTTCCTACGGCGAGGACGATTACACCGCCCGGCTGCAGCAGCTGATGGAGGAGCACTTCGGGACGGGCATTGAATGCTTCCCGGTCTTCAACGGCACCGGCGCCAACGTGCTCTCGCTGCAGTCCCTGCTGCCGCGCTGGGGCGCCGTCATCTGCGCCTCCACCGCCCACATCAACATGGACGAAAACGGCGCCCCCGAGCGGATCGGCGGCATCAAGCTGCTCCAGGTCCCTACGGAGGACGGCAAACTCACCCCCGCCCTGATCGACCAGGAAGCCTGGGGCTGGGGCGACGAGCACCGCGCCCAGCCGCTGGCCGTGTCCATCACCCAGACCACCGAACTCGGCACCTGCTACACGCCCGAGGAGGTCCGCGCGATCGCGGAGCATGTCCACTCCAAGGGAATGAAACTGCACATGGACGGCGCCCGGCTGGCCAACGCCGCCGCCCACCTCGGCGTGCCGCTGCGGGCGTTCACCCGCGACGCCGGCGTGGACATCCTCTCCTTCGGCGGCACCAAGAACGGCCTGCTCTTCGGCGAGGTTGTGGTGGCGCTGAACCCCGACGCCGCCCACGGCCTGGTCTACCTGCGCAAGATGAACATGCAGCTCGCCTCCAAGATGCGTTTCATGTCGGCCCAGTTCATCGCCCTGCTCGAGGGTGATCTGTGGCTGCGTTCGGCGTCGCACGCCAATGCGATGGCGGCCCGGCTTCGCGCCGGCGTCGAGTCGATCCCCGGCGTCGAGCTGAGCCAGAAGACCGAGTCCAACGGCGTCTTCGCCGTCCTGCCCGCCGGTGTGGCGGACCGGCTGCGGAAGTCCTTCCGCTTCTACGACTGGAACGAGGCGGCCCGCGAGGTCCGCTGGATGTGCTCCTTCGACACCACCGAGGAAGACGTTGATTCCTTTATTGCCGCGATCAAGCGCGAGCTCGCGGACGCCTGACCGCAAGGCTGCGCACCCGTCCGGCCCGGCAGGGCGGCGAGCCTGCGGGGCCGGGACGGCGCCCGTGCATACCCTGTCACTGTGAACGCCCTCGACCAGGTTCCGGCGGATTTCCTCTTCGCTTTGGGAACCCTTCGAAAAGCACGGTGCCGCAGCGAGTTGCGCCTCGACGAGATCCCGGCGCCCGGCCGGCTCGCGCCCTTCGCCGTGGCGCTCGGCGCGGAAGTGGTGGTCCCCGGCGACGGCGCCTCCGGAGCGGTCCACGGCCCGGCGGCCGCCGCACTGGCCCCCGCGGCCGGCAGCGACGACGTCGAACTCGCCACCGGCCGCTTCATCCTCCTGCACGACCCCGACGGCTCCGCGGTCTGGGACGGCGAATTCCGGATCGTCACCTACATCCGCGCCCAGCTGGAACCGGACATGGGCAACGACGAGATGCTCGGCTCCGTCGCCTGGACCTGGCTGGTGGAAGCACTGGAAAACCACCAGGCCGACTACCGTTCAGCCGGCGGCACGGCCACCCGGGTGCTCTCCGAGAGCTTCGGCACGCTGGCGGACCGGCCCGGAACCATCGACATCGAACTGCGCGCCTCATGGACGCCGGCCGGCCGCGACATCACCGCGCATCTGGAGGCGTGGTCGGACATGGTCTGCACGTTTGCCGGCCTGCCGCCGCTGCCAGAGGGCGTCTCCGCACTGCCGCGCCGGCGTCCCCGGCTGGCATGACCGGGCCCGGCCATGCACCGCTTCGGCCTGCAACGATGGCAATGTCGGTAAACTGGAGTCATCATGACCCCTCATAATCCGGAAATCACCACGGCCAACACAGCCGCAGCCACCAACCCTGCCGCCAGTACGGCCAGCGCTGCGGACACGGCAACCCACATCACGGTGGAAGGCTTCGACAGCCTGGTCCCCGAGGTCATTGATCTCGACGCCCCGCGTGACGGCGTTCCGCTCGTCATCGAAACCCGGGCAGGACTGGAGCGCTGCGCGGCAGCCCTGGCCGCGGGCCACGGCCCCGCGGGGGTCGACGCCGAACGGGCATCCGGATTCCGTTACGGCCAGCGCGCTTTCCTGGTCCAGATCCGCCGCGAAGGCGCCGGCACCTGGCTGATCGACCCTGAGCCGTTCGGCGACCTCAGCATCATCAACGACGCACTGCGGGGCGTCGAATGGATCCTGCACGCCGCCAGCCAGGACCTCCCCTGCCTCTCCGAACTCGGCATGTGGCCGGACAAGCTCTTCGACACCGAGCTCGCCGCCAGGCTGGCGGGTCTGCCCCGGGTGGGCCTCGCCGCCGTGATCGAGCAGCTCCTCGGCTTCGGACTGGCCAAGGAACACTCCGCCGCCGACTGGTCTACCCGGCCGCTGCCCGAACCGTGGCTACGCTACGCCGCGCTCGACGTCGAGGTCCTCACCGAGCTGCGCGAGGAGCTGATCGAACTCCTCACCGCAGACGGCAAGCTCGAGTACGCAGAGCAGGAATTCGCCGCGATCCTCGAGGCCGGCCAGGCCCCGCCGCGCGTCGACCCGTGGCGCAAAACCTCCGGGCTGCACCAGATCCGCGACCGCCGCCAGCTCGCGGCCGTCCGCGAACTCTGGCTGGAGCGCGACTCACTCGCCCAGAAGCGCGACGTCGCCCCCGGCCGGCTCATCCCCGACTCCTCCCTCGTGGCCGCCGCGAAGGCCATGCCCACCACCGTGCCGCAGCTGCTCGGCACCAAGGGCTTCCACGGCCGGGCCGCGCAGCGCGAGGCCCCGCGCTGGCTGCGCTGCATCAGCACCGCCCGCAGCCTCGAGGAACTGCCGCCGCTGCACCTTCCCACCAACGCTCCCCCGCCGCCGCGCGTCTGGGCCGACCGGGATCCGGAAGCCGCGGCACGCCTTGCCACCGCCAGGCCCCTGCTGCAGGCCCGGGCCGAGGAACTGAACCTGCCGGTCGAGAACCTGCTCACTCCGGACTACCTGCGCCGCGTGGCATGGCGCCCGCCGGCCGAGATCAGCGAGGAAGGCATCGCCGAGGAGCTCCAGAACCTCGGGGCCCGCCAGTGGCAGATCCAGCTCACCGCCCCGTTGATCGCCGAAGCGTTCCTGAACCCGCAGCCGCTGCCGCCGAAAGAGGCCAAGGCAGCCGCCACCGGAACGGCCGACGCCCCGTCCGAAGCCCCTTCCTGACCCGCCGGCTCCGCCTCCTTGCCAGCTAAGTTACTCATGAGTAACATTGCTGGTGATGTCGCCTGGATCATTCGAGCCCGTCCCGACCCCTAGGGCCCGGGCAACGATCCGGCACCCATGTCTCAATGAGGAGTAATACGTGAGCCAAGCCAGCAGCGCCCAGCCGGCCACCGGACGAAGGAACACCGTCCGCGACGTCGTTTTCGTCGACGGCGTCCGCACCCCGTTCGGCCGCGCCGGCGAGAAGGGCATTTACGCCGGAACCCGTGCCGATGACCTGGTGGTCAAATGCATCCGCGAACTCATGCGCCGCAACCCGTCCCTGCCGGCGGAGCGGATCGACGAGGTGGCCATTGCCGCCACCACCCAGACCGGCGACCAGGGCCTGACCATCGGCCGCACCGCGACCCTGCTGGCCGGGCTGCCGCGAACCGTTCCCGGGTTTGCCATCGACCGGATGTGCGCCGGCGCCATGACCGCGGTTACGACGACGGCGAGCGGAATCGGCTTCGGCGCGTACGACGTCGTCATCGCCGGCGGCGTCGAACACATGGGCAACCACCCGATGGGCGCGGGCGCGGACCCCAACCCGCGCTTTATGTCCGAACGGATCGTGGACCCCGCCGCCCTGAACATGGGCAACACCGCGGAAAACCTGCACGACCGCTTCCCCGCCATCACCAAGGAGCGCACGGACGCCTACGCCGTAGCCTCCCAGGACAAGCTGGCGGCCGCCTACGCCAAGGAGCAGATCCAGCCGGACCTGGTCCCGGTAGCCACCATGAAGCCCGGCCGGGGCTGGACCGTCAACACCGTCGATGAGCCGCCGCGCCCGGGCACCTCGGTGGAGGACCTCGCCGCCCTGCGCACCCCGTTCCGCGCGCACGGCCGCGTCACCGCCGGCAACGCCGCCGGCCTCAACGACGGCGCCACCGCTGCGCTCCTGGCCTCGGCCGACGCCGCCGAGGAGCTCGGCCTGCCGGTCAAGATGCGCCTGGTCAGCTACGCCTTCGCCGGCGTCGAACCCGAGGTCATGGGCATCGGCCCGGTCCCGGCCACAGAGAAGGCGCTCAAAAACGCCGGGCTCGGCATCGGGGACATCGGCCTGTTCGAAATCAACGAGGCCTTCGCCGTCCAGGTGCTCAGCTTCCTGGACCACTTCGGCATCGCCGACGACGACCCCCGGGTCAACCGCTACGGCGGCGCGATCGCCGTCGGCCACCCGCTGGCCTCCTCCGGCGTCCGGCTGATGAACCAGCTGGCCCGGCAGTTCGAGGAGGACCCCAGCGTCCGCTTTGGCATGACCACCATGTGCATTGGCCTGGGCATGGGCGCCACGGTCATCTGGGAAAACCCGCACCACGCCGATTACGGCACCGACTACACCACCACCGAGACTGGAGCCGCAGCATGAGCGCCGCCGATTTCCGCAAACTCGCCGAACTGTTC harbors:
- the msrB gene encoding peptide-methionine (R)-S-oxide reductase MsrB yields the protein MSIFSNKPKVQPVSSPATGAAGDTAAAAAGQTGATEAGPVEKTDQQWREELTPEEYRVLRQAGTERPYTGEYWDTHTEGVYQCRACGTELFTSREKFDSHCGWPSFWAPLAEGTVRYIHDRTLGMERIEVRCAACDSHLGHVFEGEGYGTPTDQRYCINSVSLKLVPAADATEGPEA
- a CDS encoding S9 family peptidase, which encodes MHGNAKWAVGGIIGGSAAAGLLAAGSSALALYFARRVITPVRVREEDQEVLAVIRDGRELQVILKATPDSTVEGVYGFFFDGGRGHARLGRILSYSPAEQTVLREVEAVYSGDLTTARRGYWSGAVHPDPAALGLPAEEVQIEVDGGTAPAWLVRAAPQAGLPAELPAEGAGAAGATPPSDVWAIMVHGRGASRQEGLRAVRVARDLGLSSLLISYRNDGLAPSAQDGRYGLGSTEWRDVEAAIAYALDHGAREVVLFGWSMGGAICLQTADLSRYHHLIRAMVLDAPVINWVNVLAHHAELNRIPSAVGRYGQLMMSHPLGRRLTGLAAPVDLKAMDWVSRAVELRTPTLILHSVDDEYVPYGPSATLAEKNPEMVTFETFSTARHTKEWNVDPERWEALVTAWLRQQLAPRKTPAG
- a CDS encoding DUF6421 family protein is translated as MTVTALTAPARITADSPEWQQLKAAATALQALQVKDGSVPDAADHPAAADLVATLTAAVTALAPAFPHDAAYLALLVTDFRRWADAGFGVPDFLDSLQAFQPQQHRVNGLQHLVVFPMYTQNGSTNRLVEAVLIEVIWPEFIDGLEAGEYSNKLFVPIRFLDFTPGYDTNSAVLFPETVAVRETPTFTWGAIFADREAARFRRVLRAAADITSLELPADAAALLEDQDLTQETFVMWDLIHDRTHMRGDLPFDPFMIKQRMPYFLYSLEELRCDLTAFRESVKIEKDEDADPEARRHAKLVQYAVIFDRIFRFAITGSRVRNYDGLGGQLLFAWMHQHHVLHWTDSKLSIDWDEVADVVVELGARIEELYWRSIDRPKTAHWLAAYELISGTVTPNPASVWAKGPDALPLDGPPRGLTDQVLDDEFPLSMFYEALEKKMRTVIESTAGITGTSDTGSTNAALNAG
- a CDS encoding DUF3000 domain-containing protein, which encodes MNALDQVPADFLFALGTLRKARCRSELRLDEIPAPGRLAPFAVALGAEVVVPGDGASGAVHGPAAAALAPAAGSDDVELATGRFILLHDPDGSAVWDGEFRIVTYIRAQLEPDMGNDEMLGSVAWTWLVEALENHQADYRSAGGTATRVLSESFGTLADRPGTIDIELRASWTPAGRDITAHLEAWSDMVCTFAGLPPLPEGVSALPRRRPRLA
- a CDS encoding low specificity L-threonine aldolase, producing MTSTVEKNIVDTAPASTTERLHDPSVRGFASDNYSGVHPEVLAALAAANEGHQVSYGEDDYTARLQQLMEEHFGTGIECFPVFNGTGANVLSLQSLLPRWGAVICASTAHINMDENGAPERIGGIKLLQVPTEDGKLTPALIDQEAWGWGDEHRAQPLAVSITQTTELGTCYTPEEVRAIAEHVHSKGMKLHMDGARLANAAAHLGVPLRAFTRDAGVDILSFGGTKNGLLFGEVVVALNPDAAHGLVYLRKMNMQLASKMRFMSAQFIALLEGDLWLRSASHANAMAARLRAGVESIPGVELSQKTESNGVFAVLPAGVADRLRKSFRFYDWNEAAREVRWMCSFDTTEEDVDSFIAAIKRELADA
- a CDS encoding SDR family oxidoreductase — translated: MSAGRTLNVLVAGGSGPSGIAVARALRNAGHAVFTVGSDRARIEAAAAEAGSGVVPMVCDLADPAAVRYLRATLTEQAGRVDGVIHLVGGWRGAKGITDQSDEDWDFLERNAVTTLRNVSRAFYDDLAASDTGRLAIVSSTAVASPTAAGASYAAAKAAAEAWTLAVADGFRRAQAGHKEEPVEQQSAAVIFVVKALVDAGMRAKSPERTFPGFTDVEDLAAAAVGLFTAPAAELNGRRLPLSR
- a CDS encoding acetyl-CoA C-acyltransferase produces the protein MSQASSAQPATGRRNTVRDVVFVDGVRTPFGRAGEKGIYAGTRADDLVVKCIRELMRRNPSLPAERIDEVAIAATTQTGDQGLTIGRTATLLAGLPRTVPGFAIDRMCAGAMTAVTTTASGIGFGAYDVVIAGGVEHMGNHPMGAGADPNPRFMSERIVDPAALNMGNTAENLHDRFPAITKERTDAYAVASQDKLAAAYAKEQIQPDLVPVATMKPGRGWTVNTVDEPPRPGTSVEDLAALRTPFRAHGRVTAGNAAGLNDGATAALLASADAAEELGLPVKMRLVSYAFAGVEPEVMGIGPVPATEKALKNAGLGIGDIGLFEINEAFAVQVLSFLDHFGIADDDPRVNRYGGAIAVGHPLASSGVRLMNQLARQFEEDPSVRFGMTTMCIGLGMGATVIWENPHHADYGTDYTTTETGAAA
- a CDS encoding HRDC domain-containing protein, with translation MTPHNPEITTANTAAATNPAASTASAADTATHITVEGFDSLVPEVIDLDAPRDGVPLVIETRAGLERCAAALAAGHGPAGVDAERASGFRYGQRAFLVQIRREGAGTWLIDPEPFGDLSIINDALRGVEWILHAASQDLPCLSELGMWPDKLFDTELAARLAGLPRVGLAAVIEQLLGFGLAKEHSAADWSTRPLPEPWLRYAALDVEVLTELREELIELLTADGKLEYAEQEFAAILEAGQAPPRVDPWRKTSGLHQIRDRRQLAAVRELWLERDSLAQKRDVAPGRLIPDSSLVAAAKAMPTTVPQLLGTKGFHGRAAQREAPRWLRCISTARSLEELPPLHLPTNAPPPPRVWADRDPEAAARLATARPLLQARAEELNLPVENLLTPDYLRRVAWRPPAEISEEGIAEELQNLGARQWQIQLTAPLIAEAFLNPQPLPPKEAKAAATGTADAPSEAPS
- the ybaK gene encoding Cys-tRNA(Pro) deacylase, encoding MARKQASQGTPATAALAAAGVPFVAHPYSHDPAAASYGLEAAEMLGIDPARVFKTLMVDVDGRLAVGVVPVSGNLDLKAMAAALGGKKAAMADPATAERRTGYVLGGISPLGQRQPSPTVLDESALGLTTILVSGGRRGLDLELSPAELIRLTGARTARIGTSRS